The window TAACGCAACAATAGAGCATGAAGTCTATATTCATACATGTAGGAGGAGAAGAAATGAATTTTATTTTTGATATACCGGCAACCGTATTTTTTGGAGACAACAAAATAATAGAGACTGGTAAGTTATTAAAAGGTTTTGGTACAACTAAAACGATGATTGTTTGTGATCAAGCTATGTTAGATTTAGGGTTTGTAGATAAAGTTGTCAGTTATCTTGAAGAAGAAAATATAGAATATGTTATTTTTGATTCAGTCATGCCAAATCCCACAGATTTATTGGTACATGAAGGTGCTAAGATTGCTGAAGAAAAAAAAATTGATTCTTTCGTTGCAATTGGTGGTGGAAGTGTTATAGATAGTGCAAAAGCAATTAATATTTTATTGACCAATAAAGGCAAAATAGCTGATTACGAAGGAATCAATAAAGTTATAATACCGACATTACCACTGATTATGATTCCAACAACATCAGGGACTGCCAGTGAGGTGACCTCTGTGAGTGTTGTAACAGATACAAAACACCATAAAAAAATGGTTATTGCCGGCCAATTTGTCGGTGGAAATATTGCTTTATGTGATCCTGCTTTAACTATGAAACTACCTAAAAGCATAACTGCTTCTACAGGTATGGATGCATTAACCCATGCAATAGAAGCCTATGTTTCCAAGTGGTCCTCACCTGTAACAGATGCATTGGCATTAAAATCAATTAAATTGATCATGGAGAGCCTTGAAGAAGCTGTTACTGAAAGTAGTAAAACATCCAGAGAAAAAATGATGTTAGGAAGTGTCACAGCTGGGATGTCTTTTAACTCTGCATTATTAGGTTTGGTGCATTCTTTGGCTCACCCGCTAAGTGCCCATTATGGCATTGCTCACGGCGTAGCCAATGCTATTTTTCTGCCTTATGTAGTCGAGTATAATATTGAAACATTCGGAGATAAACTTAAGCCATTGGCTGAATCGATGGGGATTCAAATTTATGGTCTTGATGAGAAAACACTGGCTGACTCAGTGGTGAATAAGCTGTTATACTTATCAAAGACCATAAATATTCCGAAGCTTAAATCATTAAATGTTCCAAAAGAAGATTTTAAAATGCTTGCAGAAGAAGCATTAGTTGAACTTAGTACAATGACTAATCCTAAAGAAACAAATGTTAATGATTTAATTAAGTTACTTGAAAAAGCATACTTGAGATAAAAAGATATAATATAAGAATGGAAAATTTTATTTTACATTTTTTAATTGTTCAAAAAATATTTCAGATTACAATTCCGATAAAATAATCCCTAAAAAAACCAACATAAAAAGATCTGGAATCCTAAATATCGAGTTAAAATATATGAGAAATACTTATGAAAACATATTATTAAGATTATATTAAAATCACACAGGACGAATCAGTAGATATAAATATTGCTAAAATAATGATATAATAAAATATAAGCTCAGAAGGATGTTGGATATTAGATCCTTATAGGATTGCAAGATTAAAAAAAGGGGAAATTATGGCTATAAAATTAAGTGAATTGTATAAATCTACTAGCAGAAAAAATATGAAACTAATCGCTGGGGAAAATGGTATTAATAATATTGTCAGTTGGGCACATATGATTGAAAGCATAGAAACATCAATTTTTTTGGATGGTCAAGAGTTGGCTTTTACAACTGGTATTGCTCTGGAAAAATTTGATTTAGAGGAAAAATTATATGAGTTAGTTAAA is drawn from uncultured Ilyobacter sp. and contains these coding sequences:
- a CDS encoding iron-containing alcohol dehydrogenase, encoding MNFIFDIPATVFFGDNKIIETGKLLKGFGTTKTMIVCDQAMLDLGFVDKVVSYLEEENIEYVIFDSVMPNPTDLLVHEGAKIAEEKKIDSFVAIGGGSVIDSAKAINILLTNKGKIADYEGINKVIIPTLPLIMIPTTSGTASEVTSVSVVTDTKHHKKMVIAGQFVGGNIALCDPALTMKLPKSITASTGMDALTHAIEAYVSKWSSPVTDALALKSIKLIMESLEEAVTESSKTSREKMMLGSVTAGMSFNSALLGLVHSLAHPLSAHYGIAHGVANAIFLPYVVEYNIETFGDKLKPLAESMGIQIYGLDEKTLADSVVNKLLYLSKTINIPKLKSLNVPKEDFKMLAEEALVELSTMTNPKETNVNDLIKLLEKAYLR